The following DNA comes from Mycobacteroides immunogenum.
ATCGAGCAGTTCGTCAGTCAGTGATCTGTCGCCGCGCAGCCAGAGATAGATGTCTTCTGCGCGCTCGGGGCTCGTGCCCGACAGCATCGCCTCCGCACCGGGGTCAGGATCCGCATCGCCATCCGCGACCCAGGGGGTCAGGAGTGTGATGGGCGAGACGCCGAGAGCTGCTGCGATGCAAGTCAACTGGTCAACGCTGACTCCACGCCTGCCAGACTCGATGTCAGTGATTCCCGAGCTGGACATGGGAGCGCCAAGTTCGTTCATGCTCTGAGCCAGCGACCGCGACGAGACGCCCAAGACAGTCCGCAACCTCTTGAGATTCGCGCTGACCACTGCCGCCGTGTGCCGTTCATGCATGCAGAAGACAGTACCAGTCGCTCCGGAAAATTCCATGTCGTTGAGTGTGCATCAGCCATACTGACGTGTATAAATTGCGGTATGCTCTGAAATACAGTTCACGAATTTGAGCGGAAAGGGAGTAGAAGATGAAGCAAGGGAAGGTGAAAGCGCTGGTCAAGCACCCCACAGTCGAGGACGCGACAGCGCGAGTCATCGGACAGCCAGCGATTGACCTCGCTGACCTGGCGGTGCTGACGGGTGTGCATGTGTCCACCCTGCAACGCGCTGCGACCCGGGGTGACCTGCCCGTGCCGAGCGCACGGATCGGGCAGCGCTGGATTATCCCGAGCGCCCCGGTGCGTGAGCTGCTGCACCTTGGGGAGGCGGCGTGATGGCGCTTGCGATGACCCGCGTGGAGAAGTTGCTGACGGTCGGGCCATGCGTCGGTGATGAGGAGCTGCTCGCGGAACTCACCCCAGAGCACCTGCGAGCGGCCCTGCGGCACAAGCGCACGCGCACGCGCTACGGGTGGGCGCTGGGGGAACCGCTGCGGTGGTGGGCGCAGCACGAGGCCACGCTCACCCTCGTCCGGCTGGACACTCTTGCGGCGATGGTCGTGCTCGCGGACTCGCTGACCTACCTTCCGTGTGACGATCGGGCCTTCAGAACGGATGTCCAGGAACTTGTGGACGACGCGGTGGCGACAGTCACTCGCGTGGAGGAGCTGCTGCGGCGTGGGTACCCGGCGCAGTGGGCGACCAAGATGGCACGCAGCGTGGCCGGAATCGAACTGCCCGAACTGGTGGTGTCGGAGATGGTGCGGCGCGTGACTCCATCCACGATAGGACAAAACAGTTGGCACGCGACCCCATCCATGAGGGAACAAAGCGTTTGGTATGCACACAGATTGGAGGACGACGACGAGTACGTGGGGTGGACTTGCGGCCGTCTTTGCGATTGAGGACGGGGTGTTGCCGACTCGTCACAGAGTGCGGCACACGGGGCTCGCGACCTCGGCACCCACGATGCGCCGAAAAATGTTGGCGCACAAGAGAAAACCCCGCCGTTGCAGCGGCGGGGCTCAGCGAGAAAGGAACGAGATGACCGAGAAAGATGATAACACGTGCGAGGTGTGTGGGAAGCCGCTCGACGCGGAGGACTGGTACCCCACCGCGCCATGGGTACCCAAGCGCCTAGGCGGCGCTGGACGACCTGCCTGTGCCGATAAGCGCGGCAAGCTGACCGAGGTGCTCGATGAGATGGGAGTCGAGTACAGCATTCAGCCCCTGTAAGTCCGTCCATTAGAAACCCCGGAGCCCACTTTTCTCCGGGGGTTTCTTCATGTCTGGGGGACGTGCGCCCATCGCGATTGCCCATGTCTCCCAGTGCCTCTAGCGTCGAGTCATGTCCGAAAACCCAACGCTTCGAAGTCATCTGATGGCTCTCGCCGAGCTGTTCGATGAACCGCAACACGCCCGTGGCCCCGATGCCCAGCGGTGCTCGGCCAGCGACCATCCCGCGCAGTGGGCGGAACTGAGCCTCGGGTGGTCTCGTGTAGTTGGTGCTGCCAAGGTCATCCAGTCCCGTCACACCACCGACAGCAGGGATCCCGTGCTGGGCATGTGTGCCGACGCCGTACGGGAAGCTGCTACGGGCGAGTTGCGCTGGGTGTGGGCGAGGCTCGTGAACAAGTTTATTGAGGAGACGACCAATGACGAGTGACATCGAGGCTCCCCTGACCTCTATCGAGCGCCTGGTCATCGTCAGCTTGTACGCCAGTCTCGCCCTGTCTCAAAACCGAACACCTTTGGGACGACTCGGATTCGAGAGGTCGTGTTACGCCGACCATGACATTCACGGTCTCGAAACTTTGTCCCACAGAGTGATTCCCATAAGTCGGGGTTCGGAGGGTTCAGAGACGGGAGCCGAGCCGCAGGCGAGGCGAGCGAGTGCGGAGCATACGGAGCAGACATGTTAATTGGTTACGCACGGGTTTCCACCGCCGAGCAGTCCACAGGGCTCCAGCTCGATGCTCTACAGTCCGCTGGCGTCGAGAAGGTATTCACCGACGAGGGGATCAGCGGCTCCGTGTCCTCCCGTCCCGAACTCGACAGGTGTCTGGCGATGTTGCGTTCGGGTGACACTCTTGTCGTCTGGCGGCTTGACCGTCTAGCCAGGTCGCTCAAGAACCTCCTGGAACTTGTGGAGAGCCTGTCCACCAGGGGGATTCACCTCCGCTCGCTCACCGAGAGCATCGACACCTCCTCGGCTAGCGGGCGGCTCATCTTGAGCGTGTTCGGGGCGCTGGCGGAGTTCGAGCGGAGTCTGATTATCGAGCGCACGCAAGCGGGGCTGGCGGCAGCTCGCCTGCGGGGAGCCAAGATTGGGCGACCAGCGGCGATGTCAGCGGGACAGGTCGAGCAGGCGAAAACCCTTGTCGGGGCGGGTCATCGGGTCGGTGACGTGGCTCGGACGCTGGGTGTAGGGCGGAGCACACTGTATCGGATGCTCGGGGAGACGGGTTGATGAATAGACCAGATACTCACGCCGCCGACGAACTCGATGACCGACCGGAATTCAGCCTGCGAGACCTGTACCGTGTGTTATTGATTCACGCGGGTTACCTGGAGCAGCAGGTGCGATTCACCGTTGTTGGTGACGGTCGTCGTGCATTTAGCAAGGCTGAACTGCGGCGCGAACTCGCGCGCTTTGACGGGATGCGCAACATCGTGCTGGCAGTCGTGCGTGACAAGTATCCGGGCGCTGGGATACCCGAACACGTTCGCCGACAGTGGGACTCAGTGGTGTCCGAGGGTGAACGACGGGCCAGGTGAGCCCGTGTGCGCGCAGATCAGGGTGTTCCGCGCGAGGGCGGCTCCGAGGGCGGAGCCCTTGGGGTCGTCCGAGCAGAGCGGGATGCTGGGAGAGTGCGGGGACGGGAAAACCCGTTACAGGGTGTGCTGGAAACCCGTCACACGGTGGCGAGTTTCCGTACGTTTTCGACCGGAAACGGTGACCCATGGATGACCTGATTTCCCGCATCGACGCGGTGCTTGATGAGCCCGATGACGAGGGCACGGACGATTGGCAGTACCCGTGGACGGACTCGATGCGGTGGGCACCGCCGGGTGTCGAGCTTCCCGAGGGGTGCTGGGAGGACGAGCCCGAGGGGGAGCTGGACTCTGGTTGGGAATACCACCCTGATTGCCAAATTCATGTGATTCCTGTTGAGCAGGTGGCCGAGTGGGAGCGGTGCCTGGAGATCATGCCACGGGTCGAGCGCGAGGATGTGCAGTGGTTCGTGGTGTGTCATCGACACAAGACGGCTGGTGAGCGTGAGGTGGACTGCGACTGCGGAAATCCCAGTAACACCAGCACTTCCCGGTAACATCGGCCAGGTGACGCGCTCCCCAGTGCCCTATTTCGGAGGGAAAGCCTGGCTGTCCCCGCGCCTGGCGTCGGTGTTACCCGCGCATAAACACTATGTGGAGGTCTGTGGTGGTTCCCTGGCTCTCCTGCTGGCTAAGAAGCCGAGCAGGCAGGAGACCGTGAACGACCTGGACGGCCACCTGATGACCTTTTGGCGGGTGTTGCGTGACCGTCCTGACGACCTGGAGAGAGTGTGTTCCCTGACTCCGCACAGTCGGTCGGAACGGACACTGGCACAAGAGATTACGAGCGAATTGGATGAGTTGGAGATTGCGCGGCTGGTGTTCGTGGCGCTAACTCAGGGGCGCTCGGGAAGTTTGACACGTACGGGGTGGCGGCATGATTTGCGGCCCGTGTCCACTCCGATGCCCGTGGTGTTGCAGAGGTACGCTGGTCGAATTAGTAAGGCTGCCAAGAGGATTCAGCGAGTGAGCTTGGAGTGCCGTCCTGCTGTCGAGATGGTCGAGGCGTACGGGAGCAGCAGGGAGAACTTGCTCTACGTTGACCCGCCTTACGTGGTGGACAGGGGGATTCGGCGCGGCGGGGAGTACAGAGTTGAGATGAGAAGTGATAGGGCTCATCGCGAGTTGTTGGAGGCGTGCTTGTCGTGTGATGCGAGTGTTGTCGTGAGCGGGTACAGCTCGGCGCTGTACGACTCGATGCTCGGGGATTGGTATCGGTGGAAAATTCCGATGATCACGTCGCAAGGGTCGGGGGACGGTCGGCGGACGGAAATCGTGTGGAGCAACAGGCCGCTGGAAGGACTGGGCGAGGAGTCTATTTCGTGTCACGAGGAGGGTATGCGACACGAAATGGACAGTCGGTGTCCTGGCTGTTTGAGCATCATTCGACAGCCCAAAAGGGGACGGCGGAAGACGTGGTGTTCGGATGGGTGCAAGTCGCGCGGCTGGCGTGCTCGACGTGATGTCGAGGGTGCGCCGGTCGAGGACGACGAAGCCACTGGCTAGTGCGGAACTTCGTCGAGTCCGTTTTCGCGCAGAGTCGCTGTCACGGACTCCACGACGCGCGTGGCGGGCCAGTCGTCCGGGGCGGAAATCAGCGTGCCACCCGCCAGCTCGGTGGCGGTCAAAGTGTCCACGAGGTGCGTCACCGTGCCCACCTCGGCGCTGATCCACGTGCGATACCCAACACCGATTTTCCAGTTGCCACGACGTGCTAGCTGCCGCACGGGGTCATCCGAGAACACCGCTGTCGCGGGTTCCCACGAACGAATCACCGCCGCGCAGAGGTCATCGCACATCTCGGTAGTGAGAAGTGCTGGTGCAATGTCCCGTAGCCGTATCCAGAGAGTGTGCATGGGCAGACGGGATCCAAGTGCCTTGGAGCCCGCTGAGACTCGCACGTCCAGTTGTATGCCTTGCCCAACACCCGAGATGATGAACGAGTAGCCGCTTTCGGGTATTGCTTCACCGTCAGGATCGTCGGCGGTGGGACGGTCGCGCACGATAAAACGACGCACGATGTCAGCGAGCGTCTCGGGTGAGCCTTCCCAGCTGTCACCTTTGTAGGTCTGCCACGAATTGACTCCGAAGACGTGGCTAAGAGCGTTTAGCAGCGCATCTGTGCGAGCAGCAATCCATTCCGGAGACTCGCTCGTAGCGAGCCAGACTGAATGCAGCGAGGGGCTGTCAGACCAAGCCGTACGAACCTCAGAACTCACGCTCATATCTCCAACCGTAGTCATCATGGTGCCTTCGGTGTGTAGATGACCTGGGCTCCGTAAATGAAGTTGTCACTGAGCAGCTTTCGGATTGCCGCCGCGCCCGTGGGGTCTGAGACATGTATCTCCAGGCGGGCACCGTCAGGTAAGGCTCCAAGTTGGCTTTCGACTTCTTTGAGCAGTCCGTCAGTCATCCCGTTCGTCCATGGCTTGCCCGGTTCGGTGGCTAGCTTGGCGTAGCCGTCTTTGGCGTCGAGGAAGACTTCTTGGTCGCCACGGTAGGTGTGCCCGTCGAAGTTGACCATCTTGCCGGTGTCGGGGTTGAGTTGGGCGTATTCGGGGATTCGCCCGTCAGGGAGCCGTTCGGCTCCAGAAATCTGTTCTTGGTAGGGCATCCAAGGGCGTTCGCCTCGGTTGATGTGATGCCAGCCAGGGTCGGTGTCTCCCTTCGCCCAGGTCGATTCCGGTGTGCCCGGTGGCCAGCCCCCTGGATAGTGCGGGTCACCCGAGGTGTAGTGCCGTCCCTGGTGTGGGTCGAAGGTGTCCGCTGGATGCTCGACAACTGAAGGCGGTGATGGAGACGGGCTGTGGTCAACATGAGGCGCTGAGTGCTCGACTGCGGGTGGAGCGTGGTGTCCTGGCGCGTCCTCACCCACATGTCCACCGCCGCTTGGCGGTTCGGCGTGCGATACCGCTGGTTCCTCGACATGTGGTGCTGTGGGAATCTCAGCGCGTGGCACCGCCGGTGTCTCGATGTGGGGTGCTGCTGGGGTTTCGGGGTGTAGGGCGTCGTTGAGGAAGCCTTTGACGGTGTTGTGCAGTGTGTTGTCGAGGGTGGGTATGCCCTCGTGCAGGGCGGCTCGCCCCTCGGCCCCAAGCGCACCCTCGACCACCCCGCGTTCCAGGAAGCGTCCAGTGCCGCCCGTGGCGATTGCCGCCGTGGCTTCGGCGCTTTTGGCCTGTATGTCGAAGAGTCCCGCTCCGGCTAAAGAGGCCGCTGAGCCGCCGTGCGTTTTGGCGTACTCGGCCTTGTTGTAGGCGTCGATGGTTTGGTCGAGTGCTGAGGGGACGTGTCCGGGGTTACCGGTGGCTTCGTCAAGCGCGTCTTTGGCTAGGCCGATGCCGGTGTCAATCCAGGCGTCCTTGAACTTCTCGCTGCCGTGCAGGCCGATCATGTCGCCCGCATGGTCAACGATGCCTTCGGCCTTCTGTTTAGCGGCGTCAACCCAGCCGTCCAGGAAGCCTTTCTTCGGTGGTTCGGGCTTCGACGGGGCTGGGGGCGTTGCATTCTTGTTGAGGTAATCGACCGTGCCACCGATGCTGCCCAACTTGCTCGGGTCAACGGATTTCTCCGGTGTGGGTGGCCCCAGGACCGGGGCGTTCGGATTGACTGGGGCGGTCGCGGCAGCAGCCTCGGTGCTGGCGGGGGTGGCTTTGGGGTACCAGTCCTTGTAGAAGTTGTCGTCCGGCGTCGCGGCGGGAACGTCTTTGGGTTTGGTGTCTGCGACGGCCTTGTTGACGTTGAACATCGCAGCGGCCAGGTTGAATTGACCAGCGACCGTGTTCCCGGCTGCGTCGGCCTGGCCTTTGAGCTTCTCGACGCCCGCCCACCACTTGGTGGCTGAGTCCTTCAACTCGCGGGAAGCGTCCGCGACGATCTTGGCGTTCTTGTCGGCCAGTTCCTTGCTCATCCCCTCGGGCGCGGTGTAGCTGAGCGTGCATTCGGCGTCGTTGACTGTCACGCCGGGTTGGCCGTGGACGTTGTTCAGGATCGCTTTGGCGTTGTTGAGGGGCGGGATGATGTCGTAGTCGATGGTGTTGAGCATCGCCCGAGCCGATTCGTCCATCGCGTCGCGGGCGTGCACGACAGTGCGCCACGCACCGTCCGCTTTCTCCTGTGAGGCGCTCGCCCATAGGCCGCTCCACGTTGAGCCGCCCGGACGC
Coding sequences within:
- a CDS encoding helix-turn-helix domain-containing protein, with protein sequence MHERHTAAVVSANLKRLRTVLGVSSRSLAQSMNELGAPMSSSGITDIESGRRGVSVDQLTCIAAALGVSPITLLTPWVADGDADPDPGAEAMLSGTSPERAEDIYLWLRGDRSLTDELLDDFEREAFRRQVNPPWTWRKK
- a CDS encoding helix-turn-helix domain-containing protein — protein: MKQGKVKALVKHPTVEDATARVIGQPAIDLADLAVLTGVHVSTLQRAATRGDLPVPSARIGQRWIIPSAPVRELLHLGEAA
- a CDS encoding recombinase family protein → MLIGYARVSTAEQSTGLQLDALQSAGVEKVFTDEGISGSVSSRPELDRCLAMLRSGDTLVVWRLDRLARSLKNLLELVESLSTRGIHLRSLTESIDTSSASGRLILSVFGALAEFERSLIIERTQAGLAAARLRGAKIGRPAAMSAGQVEQAKTLVGAGHRVGDVARTLGVGRSTLYRMLGETG
- a CDS encoding DNA adenine methylase → MSTPMPVVLQRYAGRISKAAKRIQRVSLECRPAVEMVEAYGSSRENLLYVDPPYVVDRGIRRGGEYRVEMRSDRAHRELLEACLSCDASVVVSGYSSALYDSMLGDWYRWKIPMITSQGSGDGRRTEIVWSNRPLEGLGEESISCHEEGMRHEMDSRCPGCLSIIRQPKRGRRKTWCSDGCKSRGWRARRDVEGAPVEDDEATG
- a CDS encoding Tox-REase-5 domain-containing protein, whose amino-acid sequence is MLATDVNSYREALDPAAKLMAQLEDRTHDFKGYVERPGGSTWSGLWASASQEKADGAWRTVVHARDAMDESARAMLNTIDYDIIPPLNNAKAILNNVHGQPGVTVNDAECTLSYTAPEGMSKELADKNAKIVADASRELKDSATKWWAGVEKLKGQADAAGNTVAGQFNLAAAMFNVNKAVADTKPKDVPAATPDDNFYKDWYPKATPASTEAAAATAPVNPNAPVLGPPTPEKSVDPSKLGSIGGTVDYLNKNATPPAPSKPEPPKKGFLDGWVDAAKQKAEGIVDHAGDMIGLHGSEKFKDAWIDTGIGLAKDALDEATGNPGHVPSALDQTIDAYNKAEYAKTHGGSAASLAGAGLFDIQAKSAEATAAIATGGTGRFLERGVVEGALGAEGRAALHEGIPTLDNTLHNTVKGFLNDALHPETPAAPHIETPAVPRAEIPTAPHVEEPAVSHAEPPSGGGHVGEDAPGHHAPPAVEHSAPHVDHSPSPSPPSVVEHPADTFDPHQGRHYTSGDPHYPGGWPPGTPESTWAKGDTDPGWHHINRGERPWMPYQEQISGAERLPDGRIPEYAQLNPDTGKMVNFDGHTYRGDQEVFLDAKDGYAKLATEPGKPWTNGMTDGLLKEVESQLGALPDGARLEIHVSDPTGAAAIRKLLSDNFIYGAQVIYTPKAP